The following are encoded together in the Malaya genurostris strain Urasoe2022 chromosome 3, Malgen_1.1, whole genome shotgun sequence genome:
- the LOC131434013 gene encoding uncharacterized protein K02A2.6-like, whose product MVGDGNLLDGGRVPAGGAVAVASIAMQSTFTVEPFDRHKMKWSRWVERLEGAFLLFGVRDDAKLPMLLHYMGAETYDVVSDKLAPEKPQTKTYDEIVQTLENHFNPEPLEILENFRFKCRKQCDERADESIDDYLIALRKLAITCNFGNYLSTALRNQFVFGIKDRGIQARLLEVRGLTLDRAREIAVSMEASAKGGQEIHSRQGKPDLNLVEHPPTKPARGKVNKKFIVSEKKTKSHKHPDTKRSECFRCGSVAHFANKCPHIKTTCNYCNVTGHLQKVCLKKKSAENKKSDSHQVEESATNKVKQASLRADEICGIYDAADFNNNADKFRLELLLNGSKVIFEIDSGSPVSILSLSDYQKYIPGIKMHHPDTTLVSYSGNTIELFGMCAVHINYGGKNHELLLYVAKNKKHPLLGRGWMKVLKIDVNKFYENVHTIAITNCAESVKRLIERYGSVCEKSMGKIEGLTAKLQLKPNVQPVYLRARSVPFSIRQAVENEIKSLENDGVLVKVNHSAWATPVVPVMKLNNRVRLCGDYKISVNPNLVVDEHPLPTVEELFANVAGGEKFTKIDLSQAYLQLEVSADDQEILTLSTHLGLYRPTRLMYGISSAPAIWQRLMEEVLNGIPGVTVFLDDIRVTGPNDQVHLQRLEEVMKRLCKYNMRINLDKCQFFADRIEYCGYLIDRDGIHKVRSKIDAMQNMPVPENKDQVRSFVGLVNYYGRFFPHLSTTIYPLNRLLRNNVTFKWTKESNDAFLKVKEEMQSERFLVHYSTELPLILATDASPYGVGAVLSHIMPDGTERPIMYASKTLNDTQRRYKQIDREAFAIIFGVRKFYQYLYGRKFLLVTDNEPVKQIFSETKGLPAMSALRMQHYATFLASFRYVIKFRPTKEHYNADAFSRLPVSTKTLDNVIEEVDLLEVNIIETLPIRVEDLAKSTAMDSTVKILLQGLKNGKTVDARDRFGIDQIEFALQQGCIMRGIRVYVPPELRPNVLKELHSTHFGTTRLKSLARGYVWWERIDKDIEELVRNCASCQMTRPEAAKVPLHCWETPKEPFERVHVDFAGPFMGTYFIVFVDAYTKWPEVKILRDITTSTTIHACREFFAAYGIPAVLVSDHGVQFTSAEFQKFLKLNGIFHKMGAPYHPATNGQAERFIQTFKSKMKALNCDKSRMHTELCNILLSYRKTIHPATGKSPSMLLFNRQIRSRLDLMIPTATSTVESPHVNVKCLPEGTRVAARDYLDKDKWKYGHITERLGKLHYHIQLDDGRVWKLHIDQLREVGENLQPKRSELPAVRFEADNLPFVHRSSTSTSEKHDPVSISGPAENPLVESQSSRSIPATTGPSVSSAKATTSIPTTSAKSDHQQQSPRRSTRIIKPPRRLNL is encoded by the coding sequence ATGGTCGGCGACGGAAATTTATTGGATGGTGGAAGAGTTCCTGCTGGAGGTGCTGTTGCTGTGGCTTCGATCGCGATGCAGTCTACTTTTACAGTCGAGCCATTTGATCGTCATAAAATGAAATGGTCTCGATGGGTTGAACGATTGGAGGGTGCTTTCCTGCTTTTCGGAGTTCGTGATGACGCGAAGCTGCCGATGCTGCTACACTACATGGGTGCGGAAACATACGACGTTGTTTCAGACAAACTGGCGCCGGAAAAACCACAGACTAAAACATACGACGAAATAGTGCAAACTCTCGAAAACCATTTCAATCCGGAACCACTGGAAATATTGGAAAACTTTCGTTTCAAATGTCGGAAACAGTGCGACGAACGTGCAGATGAGTCAATCGATGATTATTTGATTGCCCTAAGGAAGTTGGCCATAACCTGCAATTTTGGCAACTATTTGAGTACTGCGTTGCGGAATCAGTTCGTTTTCGGAATAAAGGACCGTGGAATCCAAGCACGTCTACTGGAGGTACGTGGCCTTACATTGGATCGAGCGCGAGAGATCGCGGTATCGATGGAAGCATCTGCGAAAGGTGGACAGGAGATCCACTCACGTCAGGGAAAACCGGATTTGAATCTCGTCGAACATCCACCTACAAAGCCTGCTAGAggtaaagtaaacaaaaagtttattgtctcggagaagaaaacaaaatcgCACAAACACCCCGATACGAAGAGGAGCGAATGTTTTCGTTGCGGAAGTGTTGCTCATTTTGCGAATAAGTGTCCGCATATAAAAACTACATGTAACTACTGCAATGTAACAGGTCATTTGCAAAAAGTTTGCCTGAAGAAAAAATCTGCGGAAAATAAGAAAAGCGATTCACATCAGGTTGAAGAAAGTGCGACAAATAAAGTGAAACAAGCAAGTTTGCGAGCAGATGAAATTTGCGGAATATACGATGCTGCTGATTTCAATAACAATGCAGATAAATTTCGGTTGGAACTTCTATTGAACGGCTCGAAAGTGATATTTGAAATCGACAGCGGATCGCCTGTTTCGATTCTGAGTTTGTCGGATTATCAAAAATACATTCCCGGTATTAAAATGCATCATCCGGATACTACTCTGGTAAGCTACAGTGGCAACACGATTGAATTGTTTGGGATGTGCGCTGTTCACATAAACTACGGCGGTAAAAATCATGAGCTGCTGCTGTATGTtgcgaaaaataaaaaacatccTCTGCTGGGTCGTGGTTGGATGAAAGTTCTAAAAATCGATGtaaataaattttatgaaaacgtTCACACGATTGCGATTACAAATTGTGCTGAATCAGTGAAAAGGCTAATCGAGCGTTACGGAAGTGTCTGTGAGAAGTCGATGGGAAAAATCGAAGGCCTTACAGCGAAATTACAACTTAAACCGAATGTACAACCAGTGTATTTGCGAGCACGGTCTGTTCCATTCTCTATCCGTCAGGCGGTTGAAAATGAAATCAAGAGTTTAGAGAATGACGGTGTGCTAGTCAAAGTTAATCACAGTGCTTGGGCCACACCGGTAGTCCCGGTAATGAAACTGAACAATCGAGTGCGACTTTGCGGTGACTATAAGATTTCGGTGAATCCAAATCTCGTGGTCGATGAACATCCCCTGCCCACCGTTGAGGAGTTGTTTGCAAATGTGGCAGGTGGTGAGAAGTTTACAAAGATTGACCTGTCTCAAGCTTATTTGCAATTAGAGGTCAGTGCGGACGATCAGGAGATTCTCACGTTAAGCACTCATTTGGGATTGTACAGACCGACGAGGCTGATGTACGGTATCAGCTCGGCACCTGCGATTTGGCAACGGTTGATGGAGGAGGTGCTGAATGGAATCCCGGGGGTAACAGTTTTTCTAGACGATATTCGAGTTACAGGGCCGAACGATCAGGTTCATTTGCAGCGTCTGGAGGAAGTTATGAAGCGATTATGCAAATACAACATGCGGATTAACCTTGACAAGTGTCAGTTCTTTGCTGATCGCATAGAATATTGCGGTTACTTAATCGACCGAGACGGTATACACAAGGTGCGAAGTAAAATCGATGCCATGCAGAATATGCCAGTTCCTGAGAATAAAGACCAGGTGCGTTCATTCGTTGGATTGGTCAATTACTACGGTCGATTCTTTCCACATCTGAGTACAACTATTTATCCGTTAAACCGTCTCCTACGAAATAACGTGACATTCAAGTGGACTAAGGAAAGTAACGATGCGTTCCTGAAAGTGAAGGAAGAAATGCAATCAGAACGATTCTTGGTGCATTACAGTACGGAGTTACCGTTAATTTTGGCAACAGATGCGTCTCCATATGGAGTTGGTGCAGTTCTTAGTCACATTATGCCGGACGGTACAGAAAGACCTATAATGTACGCGTCAAAAACATTGAACGATACGCAGCGTAGATATAAACAGATCGATCGTGAAGCATTTGCGATCATATTTGGAGTGCGAAAATTTTACCAATACTTATATGGACGGAAATTTTTGTTGGTTACTGACAACGAGCCGGTGAAGCAAATATTCTCAGAGACAAAAGGGTTGCCAGCAATGTCTGCACTACGGATGCAACACTATGCGACTTTTCTCGCTTCGTTTCGTTACGTCATCAAATTTCGTCCAACGAAAGAGCATTATAATGCTGATGCGTTTTCACGTTTGCCGGTTAGTACAAAGACACTGGACAACGTAATTGAAGAAGTCGATTTGTTAGAGGTTAATATAATCGAAACGCTTCCGATAAGAGTCGAGGATTTGGCAAAATCAACGGCTATGGATTCAACAGTGAAAATACTGCTACAAGggttgaaaaatggaaaaacggtAGATGCACGTGACCGTTTCGGCATCGATCAAATCGAGTTCGCCTTACAACAAGGATGCATTATGCGGGGAATACGTGTGTACGTTCCACCTGAGCTACGACCGAACGTATTGAAAGAATTGCACTCTACACACTTTGGTACAACGAGATTGAAGTCGCTCGCCAGAGGATATGTCTGGTGGGAGCGAATTGATAAGGATATCGAGGAGCTCGTACGGAACTGTGCGAGTTGTCAAATGACTCGTCCGGAGGCTGCGAAAGTGCCACTGCACTGTTGGGAAACCCCGAAAGAACCATTCGAAAGAGTGCACGTCGATTTTGCGGGTCCATTCATGGGAACATACTTTATTGTTTTTGTTGATGCGTATACAAAGTGGCCGGAAGTCAAAATACTACGCGATATAACTACGAGTACCACAATCCATGCTTGTCGGGAATTTTTCGCTGCTTACGGAATTCCTGCTGTGTTAGTAAGCGACCATGGTGTACAGTTCACGTCGGCTGAATTCCAGAAGTTTTTGAAGCTCAACGGTATATTTCACAAAATGGGTGCTCCTTATCATCCGGCGACCAACGGACAAGCAGAGCGTTTCATTCAAACGTTTAAATCTAAGATGAAGGCTCTCAACTGCGACAAGTCGAGAATGCATACGGAGCTTTGCAACATTTTGCTTAGTTATCGTAAAACTATACATCCAGCTACTGGAAAATCTCCGTCGATGCTACTTTTTAACAGACAAATTCGGTCTCGGCTTGATCTTATGATACCGACTGCTACCTCCACCGTGGAAAGTCCACATGTTAATGTGAAATGTCTCCCTGAGGGGACGAGAGTTGCTGCTCGTGACTATTTAGATAAGGATAAATGGAAATATGGTCATATTACGGAGAGACTGGGTAAACTCCACTACCACATTCAACTGGATGACGGTCGAGTCTGGAAACTCCACATTGACCAGTTAAGAGAAGTCGGAGAAAATCTTCAGCCTAAACGCTCTGAGCTTCCCGCTGTCCGTTTTGAAGCGGACAACCTCCCCTTTGTTCATCGAAGTTCTACATCTACGTCTGAGAAACATGACCCTGTTTCGATATCGGGTCCTGCGGAAAATCCGCTGGTTGAATCGCAATCTTCGAGAAGTATTCCAGCTACAACTGGACCAAGTGTTTCATCTGCGAAGGCGACAACGTCGATACCTACTACTAGTGCGAAGTCTGACCATCAACAGCAATCACCACGAAGATCTACAAGAATCATCAAACCACCTCGAAGGCTGAATCTGTAG